One Aliiroseovarius sediminilitoris DNA window includes the following coding sequences:
- a CDS encoding SURF1 family protein, translating to MSFRLILTAILSMAILVLFLGLGKWQLDRLKWKEDVLTEIDRRIAAAPVGIPSQPDPKRDKYLPVKVTGMMGAGTLRVLVSSRDLGAGYRLISPFMTEDGSVLVDRGFIRVADPMPPTSEGQITVLGNLHWPDDRNSATPENELSTNTWFARDIDQMAEVLNTRPILIIARQTTPAEPDVLPMPVTSVGIPNDHLEYAVTWFLMAATWVVMTGLALWRMKRRTRDTLAPRSD from the coding sequence ATGAGTTTTCGCCTGATCCTGACCGCAATCCTTAGTATGGCCATTCTGGTCCTGTTCCTGGGCCTTGGGAAATGGCAGCTCGACCGTTTGAAGTGGAAAGAAGATGTGCTGACCGAGATTGACCGCCGGATCGCTGCCGCCCCGGTCGGTATACCCTCGCAGCCCGATCCGAAACGAGACAAGTATCTGCCAGTGAAGGTGACGGGTATGATGGGGGCGGGCACGCTGCGGGTGCTGGTCAGCAGCCGGGACTTGGGGGCTGGGTATCGTCTGATTTCTCCGTTCATGACGGAAGATGGTTCGGTTTTGGTTGATCGGGGCTTCATCCGTGTGGCCGACCCGATGCCACCCACATCTGAAGGGCAAATCACAGTTCTGGGCAACCTGCATTGGCCCGATGATCGCAACAGCGCCACGCCTGAAAACGAGCTGTCCACCAACACGTGGTTTGCCCGCGACATCGACCAGATGGCCGAGGTCTTGAACACGCGCCCGATCCTTATTATTGCGCGTCAGACGACCCCTGCCGAGCCGGACGTTTTGCCGATGCCAGTAACCAGCGTGGGCATCCCCAATGACCACCTTGAATATGCCGTCACATGGTTTTTGATGGCAGCAACATGGGTGGTGATGACAGGCTTGGCGCTTTGGCGTATGAAACGCCGGACACGTGACACTCTCGCCCCAAGGAGCGACTGA
- a CDS encoding cytochrome c oxidase subunit 3, whose product MAHAKNHDYHILPPSVNPFLGAVSGFIMLFGAVQWMANDVPWIFFIGLAGVLYVMFAWWSDVVHEGETGDHTSVVKIGLRYGVILFIMSEVMFFVAWFWSFFKHALYPMTEGSPAIDGVWPPEGIETFDPWHLPLINTLILLLSGAAVTWAHHAIAHENNRKDLITGLALAVILGVLFTMFQAYEYSHATFDFAGNIYGVNFFMATGFHGFHVIVGTIFLFVCLLRAMKGQFTPESHVGFEAAAWYWHFVDVVWLFLFAAVYIWGG is encoded by the coding sequence ATGGCACATGCAAAAAACCACGATTATCACATCCTGCCCCCTTCGGTGAATCCGTTCCTCGGGGCCGTTTCAGGGTTCATCATGCTGTTCGGGGCGGTGCAATGGATGGCCAACGACGTTCCATGGATCTTTTTCATCGGATTGGCTGGCGTTCTTTACGTCATGTTTGCCTGGTGGTCCGACGTTGTCCATGAAGGCGAAACCGGCGACCACACCTCGGTCGTGAAGATCGGCCTGCGCTATGGTGTGATCCTGTTCATCATGTCCGAGGTCATGTTCTTTGTGGCGTGGTTCTGGAGCTTCTTCAAGCACGCGCTTTACCCGATGACCGAAGGCTCACCGGCGATTGACGGTGTTTGGCCACCCGAAGGGATCGAGACCTTTGATCCATGGCACCTGCCACTGATCAATACCCTGATCCTGCTTCTGTCAGGTGCTGCTGTAACCTGGGCACACCACGCCATCGCGCATGAAAACAACCGCAAAGACCTGATTACTGGGCTGGCGCTGGCAGTGATCCTTGGCGTGCTGTTCACCATGTTTCAGGCGTATGAATACAGCCACGCGACCTTTGATTTTGCAGGAAATATCTATGGCGTGAACTTCTTCATGGCGACAGGTTTCCACGGCTTCCACGTGATTGTCGGCACGATCTTTCTGTTTGTCTGCCTGCTGCGGGCGATGAAGGGGCAGTTCACCCCGGAAAGCCACGTGGGCTTTGAAGCCGCGGCTTGGTACTGGCACTTTGTTGACGTTGTGTGGTTGTTCCTGTTTGCCGCCGTCTACATCTGGGGCGGTTGA
- a CDS encoding cytochrome c oxidase assembly protein: MSLTRQQKTAAKMVGVVILMGSLSWAAVPFYDWFCRVTGFGGATAVAERGSDVVLDQKVLVRFDASKERGMPWEFKPVQREMEIRLGETGLAFYEAYNPTDRPVAGTASYNVAPFAAGGYFTKIDCFCFEMQVLQPGERVTMPVTFYVDPEIVDDREAKYLKAITLSYTFHETELPDDLALLAPTTSAVQN; encoded by the coding sequence ATGAGCCTGACCCGCCAGCAGAAAACAGCTGCCAAGATGGTGGGCGTGGTGATCCTGATGGGGTCACTCAGCTGGGCGGCGGTGCCGTTCTACGACTGGTTTTGCCGCGTGACCGGCTTTGGCGGGGCAACCGCCGTGGCAGAGCGCGGATCGGACGTGGTGCTGGATCAGAAAGTGCTGGTGCGCTTCGACGCCTCGAAAGAGCGTGGAATGCCGTGGGAGTTCAAGCCCGTTCAGCGCGAGATGGAAATCAGGCTGGGCGAAACCGGACTGGCCTTTTACGAGGCTTACAACCCGACGGACCGTCCGGTCGCCGGCACAGCCAGCTATAATGTCGCGCCATTCGCGGCTGGTGGCTATTTCACCAAGATCGACTGTTTCTGCTTTGAGATGCAGGTGCTGCAACCGGGCGAACGCGTGACCATGCCGGTTACATTCTATGTCGACCCGGAAATCGTCGATGACCGCGAGGCGAAATACCTTAAAGCCATCACGCTGTCTTATACATTCCACGAAACAGAATTGCCGGATGATCTGGCGCTGCTTGCGCCGACCACTTCGGCAGTGCAAAACTGA
- the cyoE gene encoding heme o synthase: MSDASIQTNTDTREAGFGDYFALLKPRVMSLVVFTAFVGLLVAPVGVNPVIGLASILFIAVGGGASGALNMWWDADIDRKMRRTQSRPIPSGKVAEGEAFAIGMTLSAMAVVMLGLAANLVAAALLAFTIFFYVVIYTMWLKRWTPQNIVIGGAAGAFPPMIGWAVATGGISIESVLMFALTFAWTPPHFWALALFTKGDYANAGVPMLTVTHGRRATRAHILGYSLVLAVVAIALGLTSIGGPVYMVVALILNGMFIKGAWDVFRRDDVASDADKHKAERRLFKLSLAYLFLHYGALLVEASLKPFGLGGWG; this comes from the coding sequence ATGAGCGACGCCAGCATTCAAACCAACACCGACACCCGCGAAGCCGGGTTTGGCGACTATTTCGCGCTTTTGAAGCCGCGTGTGATGTCGCTGGTCGTGTTTACTGCATTTGTCGGCCTTTTGGTCGCGCCGGTCGGGGTAAACCCAGTCATCGGACTTGCCTCAATTCTGTTTATCGCGGTCGGCGGCGGAGCCTCCGGCGCGCTGAACATGTGGTGGGATGCCGATATCGACCGCAAGATGCGTCGAACCCAGTCGCGGCCCATTCCGTCAGGTAAAGTGGCCGAGGGCGAAGCGTTCGCAATCGGTATGACCTTGTCGGCGATGGCTGTTGTCATGCTGGGACTGGCGGCGAATCTTGTGGCGGCTGCTCTTCTGGCCTTCACCATCTTCTTCTATGTGGTGATCTATACCATGTGGCTGAAACGCTGGACGCCGCAGAATATCGTCATTGGCGGCGCGGCAGGGGCGTTCCCCCCGATGATCGGCTGGGCGGTGGCAACCGGTGGGATCAGCATTGAAAGCGTCTTGATGTTCGCCCTGACCTTTGCATGGACCCCACCGCATTTCTGGGCATTGGCACTGTTTACCAAGGGTGATTATGCCAATGCGGGTGTTCCCATGCTGACTGTGACCCATGGGCGCCGCGCGACACGGGCGCACATTCTGGGCTATTCACTGGTGCTTGCCGTCGTGGCGATTGCGCTGGGCCTGACGTCAATCGGTGGGCCGGTCTACATGGTCGTGGCGTTGATTCTGAACGGCATGTTTATCAAAGGCGCGTGGGACGTGTTCCGTCGCGATGATGTCGCCTCGGACGCCGACAAACACAAGGCCGAGCGTAGGTTGTTCAAACTGTCGCTGGCCTATCTGTTCCTACATTACGGAGCGCTGCTTGTTGAAGCCTCTCTGAAACCGTTCGGACTTGGGGGATGGGGCTGA
- the coxB gene encoding cytochrome c oxidase subunit II, which yields MMRFSSLFATATAILTTGQAIAQENLEIIGKPVDGAMGFQPSATSIAQAAHGLDGMINYIIIAITIFVTLLLAIVIVRFNRRANPEPSTFTHNTPIEIIWTLVPVVILVFIGAFSLPVLFQQQVIPKGDVVIKATGYQWYWGYEYPEHEFGFDSFLLAKDELEEYGYSESEYLLATDTALVVPTGKKVVIQVTGADVIHSWTIPAFGVKQDAVPGRLAELWFEVDEGKEGIYFGQCSELCGKDHAYMPITVKAVSQSDYDSWLKGAVEEYAGNVDSLPTVQVAAAE from the coding sequence ATGATGCGTTTTAGCAGCCTTTTCGCCACGGCAACTGCAATTCTGACCACCGGTCAGGCGATCGCGCAGGAAAATTTGGAAATCATCGGCAAGCCGGTCGATGGTGCCATGGGTTTTCAACCGTCTGCGACCAGTATCGCACAAGCGGCGCATGGGCTGGACGGCATGATCAACTACATCATTATTGCCATCACGATTTTCGTCACCCTGCTGTTGGCCATCGTGATCGTGCGCTTCAATCGTCGCGCCAACCCCGAACCCTCAACATTCACCCACAACACGCCGATCGAGATTATCTGGACGCTGGTGCCGGTCGTTATACTTGTCTTTATCGGGGCGTTTTCACTGCCAGTTCTGTTCCAGCAACAAGTGATCCCCAAGGGTGACGTGGTGATCAAGGCAACCGGGTATCAGTGGTATTGGGGTTATGAATATCCCGAGCACGAGTTCGGATTTGACAGCTTCCTGTTGGCCAAGGATGAACTGGAAGAATACGGCTATAGCGAAAGCGAGTATTTGCTGGCCACCGACACTGCCTTGGTCGTTCCGACAGGCAAAAAGGTCGTCATTCAGGTCACAGGCGCCGACGTGATCCATTCCTGGACCATTCCGGCCTTTGGTGTGAAGCAGGATGCCGTTCCCGGTCGTCTGGCCGAGTTGTGGTTTGAAGTCGATGAAGGCAAGGAAGGCATCTACTTCGGTCAGTGTTCCGAATTGTGCGGCAAGGACCACGCCTATATGCCAATCACCGTCAAGGCTGTCAGCCAGTCAGATTACGATTCCTGGCTGAAAGGTGCGGTCGAAGAATATGCGGGCAACGTAGACTCGCTTCCGACGGTTCAGGTCGCCGCAGCCGAGTAA
- the tldD gene encoding metalloprotease TldD, with the protein MTDAKSFRPFETHLDADRARSLLADVTAGADDGELFLERMRSEALVFDDGRLRTASYDASEGFGLRAVRGETTGYAHSTEISDAALQRAAATARLAVGDGGGTWADAPARTNQKLYTDADPMADAGFGLKIETLREIDAFTRELDPRVVQVSATIAASLQEVHILRPDGALVSDTRPMTRLNVSVIVEKDGRRESGSSGGGGRAGLTGLMASDTWQSTAREALRIALVNLDAVPAPAGVMDVVLGNGWPGILLHEAVGHGLEGDFNRKGTSAFSGLIGTQVAAKGVTVVDDGTLPDRRGSLSVDDEGTPTGRAVLIEDGVLVGYMQDRQNARLMGVAPTGNGRRQSFAHAPMPRMTNTIMESGTATPKEVLGELKDGIYAVGFGGGQVDITNGKFVFSCTEAYRVENGKVGAPVKGATLIGDGPAAMKQIRAIGNDMAMDPGIGTCGKAGQSVPVGVGQPSLLIGGLTVGGSAA; encoded by the coding sequence ATGACAGATGCCAAATCGTTTCGCCCGTTTGAGACCCATTTGGACGCTGACCGCGCCCGGAGCCTGCTGGCGGACGTGACCGCCGGAGCTGACGACGGTGAACTGTTTCTGGAAAGAATGCGGTCCGAGGCGCTGGTCTTCGACGATGGACGGCTCAGAACCGCGAGCTATGACGCATCCGAGGGGTTCGGACTGCGCGCGGTCCGCGGGGAAACAACGGGTTATGCCCATTCGACCGAAATCAGCGACGCCGCATTGCAACGCGCGGCGGCAACCGCTCGATTGGCCGTGGGCGATGGCGGCGGCACATGGGCCGATGCACCTGCTCGCACCAATCAGAAGCTCTATACTGATGCCGACCCGATGGCAGACGCAGGCTTTGGTCTGAAGATCGAGACCTTGCGCGAGATTGACGCTTTCACCCGCGAGCTTGACCCACGCGTTGTGCAAGTCTCGGCCACCATCGCTGCCAGCTTGCAAGAGGTGCACATCCTGCGCCCCGATGGCGCGCTGGTCTCGGACACGCGCCCCATGACACGACTGAATGTCTCGGTCATCGTGGAAAAGGACGGCCGGCGCGAAAGCGGATCATCCGGCGGCGGTGGGCGCGCTGGTCTGACCGGCTTGATGGCTTCTGACACATGGCAATCAACGGCCCGCGAGGCGCTGCGCATCGCGCTGGTGAATCTTGATGCGGTCCCTGCCCCGGCGGGTGTTATGGACGTGGTTCTGGGCAATGGTTGGCCCGGCATCCTGCTGCACGAAGCGGTGGGCCACGGGCTGGAAGGCGATTTCAACCGCAAGGGCACGTCCGCCTTCTCGGGCTTGATCGGCACTCAAGTCGCCGCGAAAGGTGTGACCGTGGTCGATGACGGCACCCTGCCCGACCGGCGCGGGTCTTTGTCGGTTGACGACGAAGGCACGCCAACAGGACGCGCGGTGTTGATCGAGGACGGCGTGCTGGTGGGATACATGCAGGACCGCCAGAACGCCCGCCTGATGGGGGTCGCGCCCACCGGCAACGGGCGGCGGCAAAGCTTTGCGCACGCGCCCATGCCGCGCATGACCAACACGATCATGGAAAGCGGCACCGCCACGCCAAAAGAGGTGCTGGGAGAGCTGAAAGACGGTATTTACGCGGTCGGTTTCGGGGGCGGACAGGTGGACATCACCAACGGCAAGTTCGTGTTTTCCTGCACCGAGGCCTACCGCGTTGAAAACGGTAAGGTCGGCGCACCGGTCAAGGGGGCCACCCTGATCGGCGACGGCCCTGCGGCAATGAAACAAATCCGCGCCATTGGCAATGACATGGCGATGGACCCCGGCATCGGCACCTGCGGCAAGGCAGGCCAATCGGTGCCTGTGGGCGTCGGCCAACCCTCGTTATTGATTGGCGGGCTGACGGTTGGGGGATCGGCGGCATGA
- the dprA gene encoding DNA-processing protein DprA, giving the protein MAWIRLLRSRRVGVATFYRLLSEHGSAQAALAALPDVAAEAGVKDYAPCPPEVAEAEHRRARFTGAKMVTWGTPAYPELLSEIADPPPFFWAIGDISLLHRPMVALIGARNASSIGLRMTRKLSRDLSEAGFTIVSGLARGVDTVAHEVALDAGNTVAVMAGGVDVIYPKENTVLAEDIARNGLRLSEQPPGLPPQARHFPRRNRLISGLARAVVVVEAAAKSGSLITARNALDQGRDVLAVPGHPFDARASGCNFLIRDGAALVRGAQDVIDAIGPAVATDKDGANATMPVASPPVEPRKSQDKRTLSQTAELHSQILTRLGPSPLAEDQLIRDLGDQTGAGSGDILPELVNLELEGRIIRQPGGLLARSQ; this is encoded by the coding sequence TTGGCGTGGATCCGTCTCTTGCGCTCTCGTCGTGTTGGGGTTGCAACCTTCTATCGCTTGTTGTCCGAGCATGGTTCGGCGCAGGCCGCATTGGCCGCGCTACCGGATGTCGCAGCCGAAGCAGGGGTAAAAGACTATGCCCCCTGCCCGCCTGAGGTTGCCGAGGCGGAGCATCGCCGCGCGCGGTTTACCGGAGCCAAGATGGTAACATGGGGCACGCCAGCCTATCCTGAACTTCTGTCAGAGATTGCCGACCCGCCGCCGTTTTTCTGGGCAATAGGCGATATTTCCCTGCTGCACCGCCCGATGGTCGCGCTGATCGGCGCGCGCAATGCATCCTCGATCGGGTTGCGCATGACCCGTAAACTGTCCCGCGACCTCAGCGAAGCCGGGTTTACCATCGTGTCCGGGCTGGCGCGCGGCGTGGACACCGTGGCGCACGAAGTCGCGCTGGACGCTGGCAACACCGTGGCCGTGATGGCGGGTGGCGTCGATGTGATTTATCCCAAGGAAAACACGGTTCTGGCCGAAGATATTGCCCGCAATGGGCTTCGGCTGTCTGAACAGCCGCCGGGCCTGCCCCCGCAGGCGCGCCATTTTCCCCGCCGCAACCGTTTGATCTCGGGGTTGGCGCGCGCTGTTGTTGTTGTTGAAGCCGCCGCCAAGTCAGGATCGCTGATCACCGCGCGCAATGCGTTGGATCAGGGGCGCGATGTGCTGGCCGTGCCCGGCCACCCGTTCGATGCCCGTGCGTCGGGCTGCAATTTCCTGATCCGCGATGGCGCTGCCCTTGTGCGTGGCGCGCAAGACGTGATCGACGCGATTGGCCCGGCCGTCGCAACAGACAAAGATGGCGCAAATGCTACCATGCCTGTCGCATCACCGCCAGTAGAGCCGCGCAAATCGCAAGACAAAAGAACCCTGTCCCAAACGGCCGAATTGCACAGCCAGATCCTGACCCGGCTGGGTCCAAGCCCCCTGGCAGAGGACCAGTTGATCCGGGATCTGGGCGATCAAACAGGCGCGGGTTCGGGCGATATCCTGCCCGAACTGGTCAATCTGGAGCTTGAGGGCCGAATCATACGCCAGCCCGGCGGCTTGCTTGCTCGATCACAGTAG
- a CDS encoding pyruvate carboxylase, which yields MRDFQKILIANRGEIAIRVMRAANEMGKKTVAVYAEEDKLGLHRFKSDEAYRIGEGLGPVAAYLSIDEIIRVAKECGADAIHPGYGLLSENPDFVDACDANGITFIGPKAATMRALGDKASARKVAVEAGVPVIPATEVLGDDMDAIRREAKSVGYPLMLKASWGGGGRGMRPIHGPDELEEKVLEGRREAEAAFGNGEGYLEKMITRARHVEVQILGDSHGNIYHLYERDCSVQRRNQKVVERAPAPYLSEAQREELCELGRKICAHVNYECAGTVEFLMDMETGKFYFIEVNPRVQVEHTVTEEVTGIDIVQAQILIAEGKSLSEATGKASQYDIRLNGHALQTRVTTEDPQNNFIPDYGRITAYRSATGMGIRLDGGTAYAGGVITRYYDSLLTKVTAWAQTPEKAIARMDRALREFRVRGVSTNIAFVENLLKHPTFLNNQYTTKFIDETPELFQFKKRRDRGTKVLTYIADITVNGHPETQGRAAPASDLKPPKPPASRAEPAAGTRNLLDAEGPQAVADWMKAQKKLLITDTTMRDGHQSLLATRMRSIDMIKVAPAYAANLPELFSVECWGGATFDVAYRFLQECPWQRLRNLREAMPNVMTQMLLRASNGVGYTNYPDNVVQAFVKQAALTGVDLFRVFDSLNWVENMRIAMDAVVASGKICEGTICYTGDILDPDRAKYDLKYYVGMAKELEAAGAHVLGLKDMAGLLKPAAARVLIKALKDEVDLPIHFHTHDTSGIAGATILAAADAGVDAVDAAMDAFSGGTSQACLGSIVEALDNTERDTGLDIGSIREISNYWEGVRAQYTAFESGLAAPASEVYLHEMPGGQFTNLKAQARSLGLEERWHEVAQTYADVNQMFGDIVKVTPSSKVVGDMALMMVSQGLTRAEVEDPKTDVAFPDSVVDMMRGNLGQPPGGFPETIVKKVLKDEKPNTERPGKHLKPVDLEAARTSLSNELEGLKIDDEDLNGYLMYPKVFLDYMGRHRQYGPVRTLPTRTFFYGMEPGEEISTEIDPGKTLEIRLQAVGETNEDGEVKVFFELNGQPRVIRVPNRLVKASTAKRPKAEDGNANHVGAPMPGVVATISVSAGQPVREGDLLLTIEAMKMETGIHAERDATVKTVHVQPGGQIDAKDLMIELD from the coding sequence ATGCGGGACTTTCAGAAAATCCTGATCGCCAACCGGGGTGAAATCGCCATTCGCGTGATGCGCGCTGCCAACGAAATGGGCAAGAAGACCGTCGCGGTCTATGCCGAAGAAGACAAGCTGGGCCTGCACCGCTTCAAGTCGGACGAAGCTTATCGCATCGGTGAAGGTCTTGGTCCGGTCGCCGCCTATCTGTCGATTGACGAGATCATTCGCGTCGCAAAGGAATGCGGCGCTGATGCGATCCATCCCGGTTATGGTCTGCTGTCAGAAAACCCAGATTTCGTGGATGCCTGCGACGCCAACGGGATCACCTTTATCGGCCCCAAGGCAGCCACAATGCGCGCGCTGGGTGACAAGGCATCAGCCCGCAAGGTCGCGGTCGAAGCGGGTGTGCCCGTTATCCCCGCCACCGAGGTGCTGGGCGACGATATGGATGCCATCCGCAGGGAAGCCAAGAGTGTCGGTTATCCCCTGATGCTGAAAGCCAGCTGGGGCGGTGGCGGCCGCGGGATGCGCCCGATCCACGGCCCGGACGAGTTGGAAGAAAAAGTGCTGGAAGGCCGCCGCGAGGCCGAAGCCGCCTTCGGCAATGGCGAGGGGTATCTGGAAAAGATGATCACCCGCGCCCGTCATGTCGAGGTGCAGATTCTGGGCGACAGCCACGGCAACATCTATCATCTGTATGAACGCGACTGCTCGGTCCAGCGCCGCAACCAGAAGGTCGTGGAACGCGCACCCGCCCCCTATCTGTCCGAAGCGCAACGCGAAGAGCTGTGCGAACTGGGTCGCAAGATCTGCGCCCATGTGAATTATGAATGCGCGGGCACCGTCGAATTCCTGATGGATATGGAAACCGGCAAGTTCTATTTCATCGAGGTAAATCCGCGCGTTCAGGTCGAGCATACCGTGACAGAGGAGGTCACTGGCATCGACATCGTTCAGGCGCAAATCCTGATCGCCGAAGGCAAGTCGCTGTCCGAAGCGACCGGCAAGGCGTCACAATACGACATCCGTCTGAATGGTCACGCCCTGCAAACCCGCGTCACCACCGAAGACCCGCAAAACAACTTCATCCCAGATTATGGCCGCATCACCGCCTATCGCTCGGCCACCGGCATGGGTATCCGACTGGACGGCGGCACGGCCTATGCGGGCGGGGTGATCACGCGATATTATGACAGCCTTCTGACGAAAGTGACGGCTTGGGCGCAGACGCCCGAAAAAGCCATCGCCCGGATGGACCGCGCCCTGCGTGAATTCCGCGTGCGCGGCGTGTCGACCAACATCGCCTTTGTCGAAAACCTGTTGAAACACCCGACCTTCCTGAACAACCAGTACACAACGAAGTTCATCGACGAGACACCCGAACTGTTCCAGTTCAAGAAGCGACGGGACCGGGGCACCAAGGTGTTGACTTATATCGCGGACATTACCGTGAATGGGCATCCCGAAACGCAAGGTCGCGCCGCACCGGCCAGCGATTTGAAGCCACCGAAGCCTCCTGCCTCGCGCGCTGAACCCGCAGCAGGCACCCGCAACCTGCTGGACGCCGAAGGGCCGCAGGCGGTCGCCGATTGGATGAAGGCGCAGAAAAAGCTGTTGATCACCGACACGACGATGCGTGATGGGCACCAATCGCTTCTGGCCACGCGGATGCGATCGATTGACATGATCAAGGTCGCACCCGCTTATGCGGCCAACCTGCCCGAGCTTTTCTCGGTCGAATGTTGGGGCGGGGCGACGTTCGACGTGGCGTATCGTTTCTTGCAGGAATGCCCGTGGCAACGTCTGCGCAACCTGCGCGAAGCTATGCCCAACGTGATGACGCAGATGCTTTTGCGCGCGTCCAACGGCGTGGGCTACACCAACTACCCCGACAACGTGGTGCAGGCCTTTGTCAAACAGGCCGCGCTGACCGGTGTTGACCTATTCCGCGTGTTTGACTCGCTCAACTGGGTCGAGAACATGCGCATCGCGATGGACGCTGTGGTCGCATCGGGCAAGATCTGCGAGGGCACGATCTGCTATACTGGCGATATCCTTGACCCTGATCGCGCCAAGTATGACCTGAAATACTACGTGGGCATGGCGAAAGAGCTTGAGGCCGCAGGCGCCCATGTGCTGGGCCTGAAAGACATGGCGGGGCTTCTGAAACCTGCCGCCGCCCGCGTTCTGATCAAGGCGTTGAAGGACGAAGTCGATCTGCCGATTCATTTCCACACCCACGACACCTCGGGCATTGCGGGCGCAACAATCCTTGCGGCCGCCGATGCTGGCGTCGATGCTGTTGACGCTGCGATGGACGCGTTCAGTGGCGGCACGTCGCAAGCCTGTCTGGGATCCATCGTGGAAGCTCTCGACAATACCGAGCGTGACACCGGGCTGGACATCGGGTCCATCCGCGAGATCTCGAACTATTGGGAAGGCGTTCGCGCACAATATACGGCCTTTGAAAGTGGGCTGGCCGCACCTGCCTCTGAGGTCTATTTGCACGAGATGCCCGGCGGACAATTCACCAATCTAAAGGCGCAGGCGCGGTCGCTGGGTCTGGAAGAACGCTGGCACGAGGTGGCGCAGACCTATGCAGATGTGAACCAGATGTTCGGTGATATCGTGAAGGTCACGCCATCCTCGAAAGTGGTTGGTGACATGGCGTTGATGATGGTCAGCCAGGGCCTGACCCGGGCAGAAGTCGAAGACCCCAAGACGGATGTCGCCTTTCCCGACAGCGTTGTGGACATGATGCGCGGCAATTTGGGCCAGCCCCCCGGCGGGTTCCCCGAAACGATTGTCAAAAAGGTGCTGAAGGACGAAAAGCCAAACACCGAGCGCCCCGGCAAGCACTTGAAACCCGTCGATCTGGAGGCCGCACGCACAAGCCTGTCGAACGAGCTAGAAGGGCTGAAAATCGACGACGAGGATCTGAACGGATACCTCATGTATCCCAAGGTGTTTCTGGACTACATGGGGCGCCATCGCCAATATGGTCCGGTGCGCACCCTGCCCACCAGAACCTTCTTTTATGGGATGGAACCGGGCGAAGAAATCTCGACCGAGATCGACCCCGGCAAGACGCTGGAAATTCGCCTGCAAGCCGTGGGTGAAACCAACGAGGACGGCGAGGTCAAAGTGTTCTTTGAACTCAACGGTCAACCGCGTGTTATTCGCGTGCCGAACCGGCTTGTCAAAGCCTCGACCGCCAAACGCCCCAAGGCCGAGGACGGCAACGCAAACCATGTGGGCGCACCAATGCCCGGCGTTGTGGCAACCATTTCGGTCAGCGCGGGCCAACCCGTGCGCGAAGGCGATCTTTTGCTGACCATCGAGGCGATGAAGATGGAAACCGGCATCCATGCCGAACGCGATGCCACGGTCAAAACCGTGCATGTGCAACCCGGTGGTCAGATCGACGCCAAGGATCTGATGATCGAACTGGATTAG
- the msrB gene encoding peptide-methionine (R)-S-oxide reductase MsrB yields the protein MSTYEKSADAIAKLSPEQFRVTQENGTERPGSGEYLGNKAPGIYVDIVSGEPLFASSDKYESGCGWPSFTKPIEPAHITELRDATLGMVRTEVRSTNGDSHLGHVFPDGPTDRGGLRYCINSASLRFVHRDDMEAEGYGAYLNQVEDI from the coding sequence TTGAGCACATATGAAAAATCCGCTGACGCCATCGCCAAACTGTCACCCGAGCAGTTTCGCGTAACCCAGGAAAATGGCACCGAACGCCCTGGAAGTGGCGAATATCTTGGCAACAAGGCGCCGGGCATCTACGTGGATATTGTCTCGGGCGAACCGCTGTTTGCTTCTTCGGATAAATATGAAAGCGGATGCGGGTGGCCCAGTTTTACAAAACCGATCGAGCCTGCCCATATCACCGAGCTGCGGGATGCAACACTTGGCATGGTGCGGACCGAGGTGCGATCAACCAATGGCGACAGCCATCTGGGTCACGTGTTTCCGGACGGGCCAACAGACCGGGGCGGTTTACGGTATTGCATCAACTCGGCCTCGCTTCGCTTCGTGCATCGTGATGATATGGAGGCGGAAGGCTATGGTGCCTATCTCAACCAAGTGGAGGATATCTGA